A region of the Synergistaceae bacterium genome:
ATAAATAACGGATATTGCTGGCTCCGAAATAATACCAGCCTATAATCGTCGAGAAAGCAAAGAATAACAAGCACACAGCAATAAAAGGCGCACCGTATGAGCCTAAGAAATGTTCAGAGAAAGCAGCTTGAACGAGCCCGATTCCCTTTAATTTTGCTTGACCGTCAACGAAATTATTTTCAAGAATTCCCGATGACATGACAGTAAAAACTGTAATATTTAAGACAACAAACGTGTCAATAAATACTGCTATAATGCCTAAAACTCCCTGCTCAACCGGATGAGCTACATTTGCTACTGCGTGGGCGTGAGGAGTTGAACCCATACCGGCCTCATTTGAGAATAAACCGCGGGCGATTCCGTATCTTGCTGCTTGGGCGACTGCGACTCCGGCCATACCTCCCCAGACTGCACGAGGGGCAAAGGCACATGAGAAAATTTCACCGAATACAGCGGGCAAATGATGAGCATTCATAATTATTAAAACGAGTCCGACTGCGACATATAATATTGCCATAATAGGGACTAATTTTTCAGTTACAGAAGCGATTCTCTTGACTCCTCCGATAAATATTAAGCCTGCTAATATTGCGAGAACTGCACCGGCAATTTTTGTGTCAAGTCCGAAAGCGTCATTAAATGCGTTGCTGATTGAATTAGCCTGCACCATATTGCCCATAAAGCCGAGTGCTAATATTATCGAGACAGCAAAGAAAGCAGCTAAGAATTTCGAGAAAATATTATTACCGAGTCCCCGTGAAATATAATAGGCTGGTCCTCCTACAACGTGGCCCGATTTGTCGCGTGTCTTGTAAACTTGTGCGAGGCAGGCTTCAGCGAAATTTGTAGCCATTCCGAAAAACGCAGCGACCCACATCCAGAAAATTGCGCCCGGGCCTCCTGATACAAGAGCAGTCATTGCACCCGCTAAATTTCCAGTCCCGACCTGTGCAGCTATAGCCGTTGCAAGTGCCTGAAATGATGACATGCCATGAGAGCCGGCAGCCTCACCGAATAACGAGAAATTGCCAAATAATTTTTTGCAGGCCGTCCCGAATTTAGTAATCTGGACAAATCCGAGTCTCAACGTGAAAAATAAGCCCGTGCCGCATAATAACGGAATGAGAAAACTAATTCCCCATAAAAAACTATTGGCTTCAACTACGAGATTTAATAGCTCGTCCATTGATAAAACCTCCTATAAAATATAAAATTATTAAATTACTATAAATTTTTCGACAATAAAAAAACTCAAGAGCTTTTATTCACTCCTGAGTCTCTTCTTTCTTTATTGCTGATATATAAGCGAACTCTCTAAAATTTTTGCAATATCCCGACCGGGATTTATTAATTCGTCAAGTTCACGTTAAATGCTTGAAAGTTTTTATTGTCATGATACGAGATATTATATCACTCATTTATATCATGATAACCGGCGACCTGAATTTTTTTTGTGAGTGCAATATCTTCGACTTCTTGACGCATATCACAGGGGAATTCACACGCAAGCCCGCAGCTTGATGATAATTTTCTAGGAACTGGCGCAATTCTCGCTTGAATCCCTGAAGCCCTGCAAGTTCTCTCAAACATTAAAGCCGCACTTGTTGTCTTGAATGTCGCTAAACAAGCCACGATTTATAAATACCCGTTCGCTTTCAAGAGTTCGGCAGCCTTCTCCATATGCTTGGCCGGCATTTTTATAACCGGTCCTGTACAGCCCATAGCACTCTCTGCATAAATTCCGGCTTTCCATAAAACTTTTACGGCGTTATCGATCTCTAATACATCAATCCCGTGTAATTCGTCATCTGTAGGTTCTGCAGGAGGTGCTTTAACATCTTCTTCTGCCTGTGCTGCCTTAGGAGTGAGCGAGTCAATTTCTTCATCGAGTCCGGCCTTGCGGGCTGCTTTTAACTCGTCTGAAACTTTTTCGGGCAAATTTCCGGCTATAACACTCGCAGTGAAAGCAAGCGCATTTGCTATAACAGGAGCTCCTGACGCACGAGACACAATAGAGACTACATTTTTCCAGCCCTCACCGCATGAAGGACCATAGCCCCAGCCTGAAGCCTCATAAGATCCGCCCGTTGTGAATGACGAGAACATTTTTACAAGCACATTGCCCGTTAAAGTGTCAGTTACGCAAATATCGACAGCTCCCGATAAAATATCATTTCCGCGCAAAACTGAGCCGCCGTCTGCCCTCGTTGAAGTCCCGAAAGTGATATTATAGCCGCGTTCCTTCATATGAGTTAAAGCCCTGAAAACCGGCTGTGCTGTATCAACGTTTAATATTCCCACTGTAGGATTATTTATTCCGAGTGATTTTGCGACTGCGATTCCGTAAATTGCATTGCGTAACATTGCCTCGCCTCTCACAGTTGAAGATGTCCCAGTTGTTGACGCTAGAATCATGGGACGGCCGCGCCCCGGTGTGAATACCCGCCCGATTGTTGTTACACCTAAAGGAAATGGGAAGTGCATAGCAACAGCTCCGGGGATAATGCCTTCTTTCACGCAGGATTCTAATTTTGCGGGAATCTCTGACTCTTCACATTCTATATACTCTAAATCTTCATAGCCTTTGACTTTAGGGCCGATCAAGACGGGAATCACGTTACTAGAATTTTGCAGTGCGAGTCTTGCTCCTTTTGCGATTTCTTCCGCGCCGTGTTCACTTCCTGAAGCCATGAGTCCGACTCTAATTGTCTTTCCGCCGGTCTTAGCAGTCTCTATAATGTCGCTCAGTGCCTCACCGACTAATTTTTTTATTGCGTCTGACATGGCATTAACTCAACTTTCCGGCAATCTCGCTTAATGCCTCAAGAATCATTGCTTTAATGTCATCTTTGCTGACACTTGCCGTGCTTTCAACGGGTGAAGGAGCTTCAATCAGGAATGACGCACCGTCGGCCAAGTTCGTTAATCTCGCTAAAAATAGACTCCCTTTCCCGATAATCATAGCGCGTTTAATTTTGCCTTCTTTGATTAATTCACAGGCCGGCCCGATAAATGGCACTCCTGCGGGAATATGTCCCTGAGTATGAGCATAACCGATTGTGCCGTGCTGCTTGATAAAATTCATCATGTCGGCCTTCTCGATAGCTTTCTTCATTACAGCAAGGGCAGCGATCATCTTTATATTTGCGAGAGGTACATTACCAGCTCCGGCGGGTTCTGTGATTTCGTGATTCTGTAATTCGGGTGCGTATCTGTCTACATCTGCAAAAGTTAATCCGGCTGCTGTCAAAGGCTCAAAAGTTAGTGCGCTTGTTACTGCCTGAGGTGCTCCGCCTGCTGCAACTGTGTGCTTACCTAATACATCGAGTCTCATTACGGGATTTGTGCCGTCATCAGGAACAATCAAGACCGCGAAACTTCCTACGCAATCTTCAAGAGCTAATAAATTTTTCTTTACGTGATCGCGTGAATTCATATAGAGTTTAGGAATCGAACCGCCTGCAACAACAGCTATATTTTTCCTAGCACCTGAAGCAACTTGAGCCGCCGCGTTAATCATGGCATTAACAGGCCCCGCGCAGAATCCCCTGACATCACAGCCCGACGCATTCACACAGCCTGCTACTTCAGCAATGGCCTTAGCAAAATTACCGCCTGCACGCTGTCCTACATCGCCCGCGCCTTCTTCTGAACACTCAATAACGAAATCTAAATCTTTAGGATCTAAGCCGCTATTTTTGAGCAAATGCAATAATGCAAGCACACCGGAAGCCTTACCCGCTAAATTTTCCATTAAGACATGAGCCGTCAAACAATGATCTGTAGGGTGTCCCATTCTGATACAGCCGACTACTTCATTATTATTATAGAGAGGGAGTGCGCCGCGTTCTGATACTTCTTTCTCAATGTCTGCAAGTTCCTGCATATTCTTAGGACGTATTACACGCTTTACGATTGATTCAGTTATAACTGGATCTTCAGCTAATTTTTTGCTGACTGCCTCGGCGAAACTTTTTTCAAGCCAAACGAGTTCGAACTCATCAGACGCAGAAATAAGCCCTAAAAACTCATCTTCGGGCATAATCTCGCCAAATTTTCCGTAGCGTTTTGATTTCTCATCAGGTAATAAATTTGCAGTCCACGGTGTAGGCATTGACTCGAATTCTTCATAAGAGATTCCGCCGATATAAGTCTGATTCGGTGCATAGTGTAGCGCGTGATCATAGCTCTGCAAAAATTTCGGGAGTGAGTCAAGATATTCCTGCTCTTTGCCGCTTTGAATGGCTTCCCAAGGGGTTCCGCCGTAATGACTGCCTGTTTCGGGTGCGTGATTCAGGCAATATGAGTAACTCTTAATTCCTACTTTCATGATTTATATACTCTCCATTTATATATTACAAAAAATGCCCGGAGATTTCGAGATTCCCCGGGCGGTTATAATTCGATGTTTATTCAATAACGCCTTTGCTGTATTGATCGCGCATTCCCTTAACTGCTTCTGTTAATGCGTCAGGATCGAGCACCATTTCCATCATGCTGATCTGTTCTTCCCAAGCTGCGGGGTCGCACTCAGCTCTAATTACAGGGTCAAATACGTGATATACGGGGAGTCCCAACGAGACTCCGGCGAGTGGGCCTGCATATGTCGGATCTCCTGCTGTAACTGTCTCGGCGTAAATTTCTGCTCCTTCTGCGTCAGAGCTGCCAAGAATTACTATGCAGTCAGTTCCGTATTTCTCTCCAGCGTCCTTAACTCTCTGCTGGTTCTGCAAGTCCATCGCACCTGCGGCCGTTCAGACAAAACACTCAGTGGCCGAGAAAATAATCTCTGCGCCGCTGTCCTTCAAACATGCTTCCATTGCAGGCCCCGGCACGCCGTCACGTTCACCGAGAAGCAATAATTTCTTCCCTGCAAGTTTTCCCATGTTTGACACCTTCCCTTCTTTAAAGATTAATAATAAATTTTGTGTTAGTGATTTAAGCTGATTAATTTTATTTATTCCACGTCATATTCTTACTTTATGCAAGTTACCTTATGCGCAAAGCTCGTCAACTTTTGCCGTTATTTCTTCAATTGTTGTGCCGTCGCCGCTGATTCTTGCAACCTCTTGGCCGTCCTTAAAGAATAAGAACGTGGGCTGAGCCATTACTGCCGGACGCACCATCATTGAGACTCGGCGATTCTTTGACGTATCAACCGAACAGAATTTGAATTTGCCTTCATATTTGGGATTATCTGCGAGTTCGTGATATTTAGGCATTAACGCCATGCAAGGCCCGCACTTCGGCCCCCAGAAATCAAGCACTGCAGGGAGTGGGCTATTCTTGAATTCTGCCTCAAAGTTTTCTTTTGTGATCTCGGTTATTGCCATTTTTGTTATTTCACCTCCTAAAATTTTCACAGATGATGTTATTTTCTTAAAGTAGCGTGATTTCGTCAATACGTAATTATTTCGTTTTGTGAATAATGATTTGCGTTATAAAAAAATTCCCCCCGCACTCATTAAAGCACAGGGAATATAAATATTTATGCTATGCGTATGATTATTAATGCCGCTAAAATGAGACTTGACACAACAAACGAGAATCCCGAATTACAGCCGCCGCCTGAACTGACATAATTAATTATTTCGCCGTTATTATGGCTGCCTGCTTCAAACGTTAATAAGTCATAAATCTCCCAGTTTTCGCCGTCCTCTGAAATCTCGACAATAAATGAATAATTTGCCGCAGGTGTTACATTTGGAATAGTGCTTATAATTACGTCAAATTTATCAGTCATGACAAGTGCCGAATCTTCAGGATTAATGACTATATTAAAATCTTGACTCGTTACAATTACCGGCAGCGTATAAATATCATTGCTTGAGGATTCAGAGCTGTTAATGAGTTCAGAGACTCCATTTATCCGCCAGTATAAAGCCTTATCACTTGAAAGCACGTAATTTTCCGTGATTAGAGTATCGCAATAATAAATTATATCGTCTGATTTAGGATTTGAGCCGCTGTTATATACTTCGAGTTCAGGATCAGAGTCAGGCTTCAGAATATCCTGCGATAAAATATCTTTAAGCCAGAACATAGTATATGTACAAAATGTATTCGCATTGCCGACTCTTCTCATCTCATCAGCAAAAGAATCATCAATAACGACGCTGATTTTATACGTTTCATTCGGGAAGATTGTAAATGAATGGCCGAAAACTGTAGAGGGGATTCGCTGCTCACTCTGCCAAATTTCAGGATCAACGTATGCCGCTTTGAGTTCAGTATTAGGCAATGTATAACTAGAATTATTAGTAATAACAACATCAAGATAAACGGGGCCGTCAGAATTTGCTATTTTTGAATCGTAAAAATCTGACCATTTTTTATAGCCGCTGTAAGTAATATCGGGTAATTCAAAATCGTTATTGCTTGCTTTGATTCTAGCTTGAGTATTATTTACGCTTGTAACATTTTCAACTGAAAACTCAAAGTAGCCCTCATTATTTCCGCCTGAGTCCTTAGTTATGTCCCGTTTTTCGTGAACTTCATTAATAATATTATCAGGGTCAATAACTGCGTAGAATTGATAGTGTTCGCCGGCCTTGTTTGCAAGAATATTTACAGGCGTAAAATTAAATCTCGCCCACGTCTTATTATTTTCTGAGTCAGACCAGCCAGCCATATTTACAGTTGTTGAGTCTATAAAAATTTTGCTTGAGAGTGCGGACTCTGTTCTGTCTTGAACCCAGTATAAATTAACTTTCACATTATTAGCAGGCTTAAAGCTCGCATTATATAAAGGCACGTCGATTCTATATTTTGCGTTTTGGAGGAGTCTATTTGTCGTGAACATATTAAAATCAGACGCATAAATTCTCACTCCGCGCATTTCCATAGCAATTTCACGCGCTGTATTTGCTCCAAATTCGGGAATAAGTGGAGATGCATTTTTCAAGACAAATTTATTAGGCAGCACTAAAGAAGGATCAGGCAAAGTTTTATATAAGCTGGCCGAATTGAACAAATCGGAGTATTCATTAAATTGATTCACAGCAAATCCGCAAGTTAAAGCCCCGTTATCTGCAATGAATGCTTGAGCCTGTATTCTGTAATTATTGAGAAGACGAGCACCGTCAGCATTTGCAAAATTAATCATAAATTTTTCTTGACTGCTTGTTTTCTTTGTGAAGGTCGGCCCTGTTGAACCCTTTGGAACTCGCGCTATATTCGTATTAAATAAACTGTCAACGAGTGAAGCAGCTTGCGATATATATCCGGTTGTTACTTTTGTTGATGATGTCTCTTCGTGTTCGCTTGAATTAATTTTTGTGAAGCCCATAGTCATTGGTATTCCGAATTGAACGCCTACGATTTCGCTTAAATCCGCCTGTCTTGAATTATAATTCTCGATATTAGCTATAGCAGCAGGATATGAGAATAAATTCCCGTTCTCGTGAGTCGGCTGATAGATAATATTATTCGAGAAATGATCCATATTTGTATCATCGTAAATGCTAAATGTTACGAAATCCTGTTTAGCTAAATATTTTAGATCCCTGCTCGCTGTTCCGAAATAAGTACCGGGCTTCAAAATAGGATAACGCCATGTATATTGATTCGCGTAGACATATGCAATTACGTCAAATCTATCTGAAAAAGTTGATTGAAATACTTCTTTCTCTTCGATTTCATTATCATAGCTCTGTTTGATATTCTCGATTTTGTCAGTGAGTTTATTTAGAAAATTTAAAACTGTGCCCGCTGTGCCGTCGACTGCCTTAACATAAGAATCAGTACCCGGAATTATTCCTGCAATACTCTTAATAGTTCCGTAAAGATTAGTAACAGTTTTCAGGCCGCCCACTACATTGCGAGTCACGTCGCTGTCTAGTGCAAATATAGTTTCTACTGAGCTGCTCATACTGAATTTAGTATTTTTTTTGTCGGATTCTGAGCTGCTTGTTGAGTATTCGACCTTGCTGCCCTTTGTGTAGGAGAAATTTACGGGTTCAGCTGTTACAGTTCTCCCGTCGGCTGCTATTGTGTCAACATGATAGGGGATTCCCTGAAGTACTGTAGTATAGCTTTTATCATTCTCAATTATTATGCGTTCCGGCCTTCCGAGTTCGACACCCTCATTTGCAAAATCTGCCGCAATCAGTGCCGAATTTCCGCCCGAGTCAAAAGTATATGCCTGCTCAAAATCAGAGCCGTTACTCTTGAAGATTATAATTTCTCCGTCATGATTACGAACAGCGAGATCATCACATTCTTTCATTGAGCCGATCCGGCCAAAGAATGACCCCGCCGCAATTGTTAATTCATGATCTACTAACGCGTGAATATAAGAATCTTGTGTAATCGGTGAAAGCATATAATTCTGAATGTTATAGCTGTATTTACCTTTTTCATATTCACGAGCCATATCTGAGCCTGAAGTCGTGAAAGTCTTATCTACTATGAAATTACCGCGTAAAATATAGCTGAAATTGCCGGTACTTGTCTTCAATAGCATAACACAGGGACGTGCTTTATATATTAAACTCGCTTGCCATCTAAATAAAGTCTCCCATTTTTTATTGGCATAATTGATATACACTTCTGTTGTTATACCTCTATCAGTTTGTTCCCATTCGTAGCCCATAAAAGCTATCTCGTCTGTTCCGTCTCCGTCAATATCAAGTGCTGCTGCTTTCAAGCCTCCCCATAATCCGGACGTACTTTGTTCATAGCCAATAGAATTATTAGCAGCTATCGGATGTCTATATGAGAAAGCAAATCTATGCTCAAATACGACGGTGTCAAAATCTCCCTTATTATTATTCCATTTATATTTTATGGCTTTGAGAGTGGGAATAATAGCTTGAGGTGCAGGATCTACCTGAAAGAGTGCTATAAATTCAGTCTCGCCGTCTCCGTCAAAATCTCCCGTTACAATATCACCGCCGATCATTGTGCTGGAACCGTTAAAGCAGCCATTAAATGCAGCATTATTACTATATGAGTTAATTCTGCCTAAGTCCTTCATTGTCCTTATAAGAAAATTATTATTCTCATATGTTATCTGATAGACAAATAAATTAATCCCCCATCTATCAGCGGTCATTACTGCAATTTCGTTATTGTAGCCGTCATGATTGAAATCTCCCGCAGCGGTTTTTATCGTAATATACGGTGAAGCAGTTGTGTTATCGAGATTATTAATTTTGCTCCAATCGCCGTCAGAAACATTTTTGATTCCACGCAGAGCCGCAGCATTAAAGCCGTCTTTTGTCTGAGTCAAATCGAGTTTCTTATACTGAACATCGCCGGACTCGCTGGCAAATAACGCCCAGAAATCAAATTTTGCACTAACTTTTTTGTCGCTGAATTTCACGGGCTTATCTATATTATCATTAGTAACTTCCATTGTTGAAGTCATAACAAGTTCACCGTCAAAGCCTTCAACAAATATTCCCGTCCTGATGTCCTTAATGTAGCCTGAATTAGTGCCGCCTGATTGTTTAGGATAACGCCATGCGCCAAATCGGGACTGCGAAATTTTACCGTTCAAATCATTGTTTACTGCTGTGAAATATAAATCATAGAACCAGTTAGAACTTGACTCCGTGATATTTCTTGATGAGGCGATTATAATTTTCTTATTGTTAAAAGTTGTTCGTGCTAATGCTGTGAGGAGTCCGCCTTCAAAATTTGTAAGGTTCGTAGAATAGTCCTTTATTTGTCCCAGCGATAAATCAGTGCCTCCCCCGCTGCCTATGTTGTAAAGTAAATCAATTTGTCCGTTATAAAGCAAGCGCATTAATGAAGACTTCTCAATTTCGAGATGTGTATCTCCCGCCGATACATTATCGAGTCCCCGTGCGTGGCTTAAAATATCAGTAATCGTGCTTACTGCTTTGCCCTTAATGCTGACTGCTTGAGCCTGACAACCGACAAGAAGAACAGCAATTAATGATACAGCTAAAATTTTTAACTTCATTATGTTACCCCCTTTTATAAAAAATTTTGGGATTGCAAAATAATTACTATGATATTATATCGAATTAACATAAATATAATAGTTTTCGTTATAGCTTTATGAACTTGACTGCAATAAAATTTTATTCAAGCTGAAAGATTAATTATTCCATAAAAATTTTTACAAAGCATCTTACTTTATTTTTAGTGAATGAGTAGGGATTCTATTTATTTTACGTGAGTTTATTTGCATGTTAAGTGAAATATAGAAGATAAAAATTTGTGTCGTGTCAGTTCGTGAAAATTTTGCAGTAATCGCGGACAGTATTCATGAAAATTTGCATAATAAACACGGAAAATTTATATCTCGTGAAAGTGCTTCAGTAATAGCGGGCGTATTCGTGAAAAATTTGCGTGTAAACACGATGACAGCTCATAAAAATTTATGTGTCATGAAAACATTGCAGTAATCGCTATATAAATAAATCAGAATCACAAAAAATTTTCGCGTAATTTTTGCGTGAACTAGTTAAAAATTTAATAGGATGTGAAATTCAATAATGAAACTTGAAATCGGAGCATTCCACGTCAAGGATATTAAATTCGGCGACAGAACTTTTTACGAGGCCGGAGTCTTGACGTTAAATAAAGAAGAGCTGCTCAAGGTAGTAAAAGAGGACGAACACATAACGACTGCAGACCTCAAAATCGTATACCCCGGCGACAATGTTATATTATGTCCCGTAAAAGAAGCTGTC
Encoded here:
- a CDS encoding glycine reductase encodes the protein MMKVGIKSYSYCLNHAPETGSHYGGTPWEAIQSGKEQEYLDSLPKFLQSYDHALHYAPNQTYIGGISYEEFESMPTPWTANLLPDEKSKRYGKFGEIMPEDEFLGLISASDEFELVWLEKSFAEAVSKKLAEDPVITESIVKRVIRPKNMQELADIEKEVSERGALPLYNNNEVVGCIRMGHPTDHCLTAHVLMENLAGKASGVLALLHLLKNSGLDPKDLDFVIECSEEGAGDVGQRAGGNFAKAIAEVAGCVNASGCDVRGFCAGPVNAMINAAAQVASGARKNIAVVAGGSIPKLYMNSRDHVKKNLLALEDCVGSFAVLIVPDDGTNPVMRLDVLGKHTVAAGGAPQAVTSALTFEPLTAAGLTFADVDRYAPELQNHEITEPAGAGNVPLANIKMIAALAVMKKAIEKADMMNFIKQHGTIGYAHTQGHIPAGVPFIGPACELIKEGKIKRAMIIGKGSLFLARLTNLADGASFLIEAPSPVESTASVSKDDIKAMILEALSEIAGKLS
- a CDS encoding DUF3343 domain-containing protein; protein product: MACLATFKTTSAALMFERTCRASGIQARIAPVPRKLSSSCGLACEFPCDMRQEVEDIALTKKIQVAGYHDINE
- a CDS encoding glycine/sarcosine/betaine reductase complex selenoprotein A, with the protein product MGKLAGKKLLLLGERDGVPGPAMEACLKDSGAEIIFSATECFVUTAAGAMDLQNQQRVKDAGEKYGTDCIVILGSSDAEGAEIYAETVTAGDPTYAGPLAGVSLGLPVYHVFDPVIRAECDPAAWEEQISMMEMVLDPDALTEAVKGMRDQYSKGVIE
- a CDS encoding glycine reductase, producing MSDAIKKLVGEALSDIIETAKTGGKTIRVGLMASGSEHGAEEIAKGARLALQNSSNVIPVLIGPKVKGYEDLEYIECEESEIPAKLESCVKEGIIPGAVAMHFPFPLGVTTIGRVFTPGRGRPMILASTTGTSSTVRGEAMLRNAIYGIAVAKSLGINNPTVGILNVDTAQPVFRALTHMKERGYNITFGTSTRADGGSVLRGNDILSGAVDICVTDTLTGNVLVKMFSSFTTGGSYEASGWGYGPSCGEGWKNVVSIVSRASGAPVIANALAFTASVIAGNLPEKVSDELKAARKAGLDEEIDSLTPKAAQAEEDVKAPPAEPTDDELHGIDVLEIDNAVKVLWKAGIYAESAMGCTGPVIKMPAKHMEKAAELLKANGYL
- a CDS encoding thioredoxin — translated: MAITEITKENFEAEFKNSPLPAVLDFWGPKCGPCMALMPKYHELADNPKYEGKFKFCSVDTSKNRRVSMMVRPAVMAQPTFLFFKDGQEVARISGDGTTIEEITAKVDELCA
- a CDS encoding alanine:cation symporter family protein, which translates into the protein MDELLNLVVEANSFLWGISFLIPLLCGTGLFFTLRLGFVQITKFGTACKKLFGNFSLFGEAAGSHGMSSFQALATAIAAQVGTGNLAGAMTALVSGGPGAIFWMWVAAFFGMATNFAEACLAQVYKTRDKSGHVVGGPAYYISRGLGNNIFSKFLAAFFAVSIILALGFMGNMVQANSISNAFNDAFGLDTKIAGAVLAILAGLIFIGGVKRIASVTEKLVPIMAILYVAVGLVLIIMNAHHLPAVFGEIFSCAFAPRAVWGGMAGVAVAQAARYGIARGLFSNEAGMGSTPHAHAVANVAHPVEQGVLGIIAVFIDTFVVLNITVFTVMSSGILENNFVDGQAKLKGIGLVQAAFSEHFLGSYGAPFIAVCLLFFAFSTIIGWYYFGASNIRYLFGAKALLPYRILVMIFIFTGSVLKIDLVWELSDFFNGIMVIPNLIAILFLSNKVAKLLKEYNEGIAYKPENFLN